In one Triplophysa rosa linkage group LG13, Trosa_1v2, whole genome shotgun sequence genomic region, the following are encoded:
- the sowahab gene encoding ankyrin repeat domain-containing protein SOWAHA, whose protein sequence is MALTEDIILTFLLERGGKVKNSELVNKFKVLINSGDSAEKKEKRDLFKRLVNDVAVVKQVDDVKYVVVKTKYQGLVKGETILDNSLFDLKSPCRSEIQNADILNNNFPTQTVDRNESQFSSFKCDRSEKREADSVHPEGPSDGTECLTARVLTVTSHVRSGQTGSVFALVAITSPPKCDERSNTHHKTTNEDSSEVQVISERTLKLQATEYQKGAFLYRSTRTKQKELEAQGSPQLGRCSKITRPGNEAKDADVLPLEPVEHEWLVKSAKGCWSQIYGLLLQNPQMAEKRNFMSGFTILHWAAKSGNGEMVCKVIDVARQSAGGINVNPKSYDGYTPLHIAAIHSHERVLSLLVCQYGANTNVRDNSGKKPYHYLSQDVSFEMRKMLGDPRILRQDTHCHLGGGQNLQDFPKGFNTLSKLFQPHVVGHKKKHRRRQSFYFISDDH, encoded by the coding sequence ATGGCTTTGACTGAAGACATCATCTTAACATTTTTACTGGAGCGCGGGGGCAAAGTGAAAAACTCGGAGCTTGTGAACAAGTTCAAAGTACTGATCAACTCTGGCGATTCCGcggaaaagaaagagaagagagatcTGTTCAAACGACTGGTCAACGACGTCGCCGTGGTGAAACAAGTCGATGATGTGAAGTATGTGGTGGTCAAGACAAAATATCAAGGACTCGTCAAAGGTGAAACGATCTTGGATAACAGTTTATTTGACTTAAAATCACCGTGCAGATCCGAAATACAAAACGCGGATATTCTTAATAACAACTTTCCCACCCAAACTGTGGACCGTAATGAGAGTcaattttcttcttttaaatgtGATCGTTCCGAAAAACGGGAAGCTGATTCAGTCCATCCTGAAGGACCATCTGACGGTACTGAGTGTTTGACAGCAAGAGTACTTACTGTGACAAGTCATGTCAGAAGTGGCCAAACAGGGTCTGTTTTCGCTCTTGTGGCCATAACATCTCCACCGAAGTGTGACGAAAGGAGtaacacacatcacaaaacaacaaatgaagATTCTTCAGAGGTTCAAGTGATTTCTGAAAGGACCTTGAAACTTCAGGCAACTGAATATCAAAAAGGGGCTTTTCTGTACAGGTCTACAAGAACCAAACAAAAAGAGCTTGAAGCACAAGGTTCACCGCAATTGGGAAGGTGTAGCAAAATAACCAGACCAGGTAATGAAGCTAAAGACGCAGATGTACTTCCCTTAGAACCTGTGGAACATGAGTGGCTTGTGAAATCAGCAAAAGGATGCTGGAGTCAGATCTATGGCCTCCTCCTGCAAAATCCCCAGATGGCGGAGAAGAGAAATTTCATGTCTGGCTTCACAATCCTGCACTGGGCTGCTAAAAGCGGAAACGGTGAAATGGTGTGTAAAGTCATTGACGTTGCAAGACAGAGTGCTGGAGGAATCAATGTTAACCCCAAGTCTTATGATGGGTACACCCCTCTTCACATAGCTGCCATTCACAGCCATGAGAGGGTTTTATCCCTGCTGGTGTGCCAATACGGTGCCAACACTAATGTAAGGGATAACAGTGGTAAAAAACCTTACCATTATCTGAGTCAAGATGTGTCATTTGAAATGAGAAAGATGCTCGGAGATCCTCGAATCCTGCGGCAGGATACTCACTGTCATTTGGGGGGTGGTCAGAACCTTCAAGACTTTCCTAAAGGATTTAACACCTTGAGTAAACTATTTCAGCCTCACGTTGTGGGACATAAAAAGAAACACAGGCGTCGGCAAAGTTTCTATTTCATCAGCGATGATCATTAG